Sequence from the Rhodococcus jostii RHA1 genome:
TGCCGCTCGGCGAGGCCGTGCCGAATCCGGCCGAGATCGTGGACGAGAGCGAGCGTCACGCCGCGGAGAAGGCGTTGACCTACATGGGTCTCGAAGCCGGAACTCCGTTGCGTGAGGTGGCGATCGACACAGTTTTCGTGGGTTCGTGCACCAACGGTCGGATCGAGGATCTGCGGGCCGTGGCCGACGTGTTGCGTGGCCGCCACGTCGCCGACGGGGTCCGGATGCTGATCGTGCCGGGCTCGATGCGCGTTCGTGCGCAGGCCGAAAAGGAGGGTCTCGGCGAGATCTTCACCGCCGCGGGCGCCGAATGGCGGCAGGCGGGGTGCTCGATGTGCCTCGGGATGAACCCGGATCAGCTCGCGCCCGGCGAGCGTTCGGCCTCCACGTCCAACCGCAATTTCGAAGGCCGTCAAGGCAAGGGCGGCCGGACTCACCTGGTTTCGCCGCTGGTCGCCGCCGCGACCGCAGTCCGGGGAACACTGTCCGCGCCGACAGATCTGGCCTAGGACCCAAGGAATTTAGGAGATTTTTCGATGGAATCCTTTAGCACACACAAAGGTATCGGCGTTCCGCTGCGGCGATCCAACGTGGACACGGACCAGATCATTCCGGCGGTCTACCTGAAACGAGTGACCCGCACCGGTTTCGAGGACGGTCTGTTCGCCGCGTGGCGGAACGATCCGAACTTCGTTCTGAACGTCGCCCCGTACGACAAGGGCAGCGTTCTGGTGGCCGGGCCCGATTTCGGCACGGGCTCCTCCCGCGAGCACGCCGTGTGGGCGCTATCCGACTTCGGATTTCGGGTCGTGATCGCGTCTCGCTTCGCCGACATCTTCCGGGGGAACGCCGGCAAGGCCGGTCTGCTGGCCGCTCAGGTGGCCCAGTCGGACGTCGAACTGCTCTGGAAGTTGCTCGACGAGCAACCCGGTCTCGAATTGATTGTCGACCTCGAGAACAAGACTGTGACGGCCGGAACCACCGTGGTGCCCTTTGCGATTGATGACTACACGCGGTGGCGTCTGATCGAGGGTCTGGACGACATCGGATTGACATTACGGCAGGTAGAAGCCATTTCCGAGTTCGAAAAGTCAAGGCCTTCTTGGAAACCTGCGACTCTTCCGGAGCCCACTCCTGCCGACTGAAAGTTGGAATAGGAGCCCTGTCTGCCAGATAATAAGTTCCTGAGAATGGTGCCGCGTTGTATGAGAATTGGCGTGGCACATAGACTCCTGCGGTATTCAGGTTTACCGTAGTTCGTAGTCGGTCCGATGATGGACCATTAGTTCGCGGAGGAATTTCAATGAATAAGGCAGAGCTCATCGATGTTCTGACCGAGAAACTGGGCACGGACAGGCGCACGGCAACGGAAGCTGTCGAGCATGTCGTGGACACGATCGTCCGGGCAGTGCACCGCGGCGACAGCGTGACCATCACCGGTTTCGGCGTCTTCGAGCAGCGTCGTCGCGCAGCACGTGTCGCACGCAACCCGCGCACGGGTGAGACCGTCAAGGTCAAGCCGACGTCGGTGCCGGCGTTCCGTCCGGGCGCTCAGTTCAAGGCGGTTATCGCTGGCGGCCAGAAGCTTCCGGCCACCGGTCCGGCAGTCAAGCGCGGCGCAGCGGCGCCCGCCACCAAGGCTGCCGCCAAGAAGGCTGCTGCAAAGAAGACGGCTGCCAAGAAGACCGCAGCCAAGAAGGCGGCCCCGGCCAAGACCACGGCCGCGAAGAAGACCGCAGCCAAGAAGGCCCCGGCCAAGACCACGGCTGCGAAGAAGACCGTGGCGAAGAAGGTGGCTCCGGCCAAGACTGCAGCCAAGAAGACTGCAGCCAAGAAGGCCCCGGCCAAGACCACGGCTGCGAAGAAGACCGTGGCGAAGAAGGTGGCTCCGGCCAAGACTGCAGCCAAGAAGACTGCAGCCAAGAAGGCTCCGGCCAAGACCACGGCTGCCAAGAAGACCGCAGCAAAGAAGGCTCCCGCGAAGCGCGCCAAGTAATACAGCGCACACGGGACTGCCCGAACACTGACAGGCGCCGACCCTGGGGGTTGGCGCCTGTCAGTGTTCTCCTGGCCTCCCGGTGAACTCCGGCCGGTAGGGCTCAGTCCTTCCGAGTGGGAGGCAGCGGACTGTCGATGTGATCGGCGGCGATGAGTTTGCCGCCGGACAGCGAAAGCACCCAGGTGCTCGCCTTCCTGTTCCGCGCCGGGGGAAGTGTGATGCCGTCGTTCTCCGCCCACCAGTCGAGCAGATCGGGAATGACGCCTCCCTGACTGCAGATCACCTGAACTCCGCCGAGAGCGGCGATCTTACGGACCCTCGTGCGGGTGGCCACCGGGTCGGCGGTGTAACTCTCCTCGGACAGCAGCGGATCCAACCGGACGGTCGTGTCCAGCGCGCGCGCCAGCGGCTCGACCGTCTGTGTGCACCGCGTCCGGTCGGCGGACGTGATGACGGTGGCCCCGAACGCTTCGAGCTGCGGGACGAGCGCCTCGGCCTGGTGTAGGCCGTTCGTATCCAGGGGCCGGGTGGTGTCGTCGCCCTTGTACCGCTTCCGGCTTCCAGCCTTGGCGTGCCGGACCAGGAGCACGGTCGCGGTGTCGGGTGGCTGGGCCGTGAATCGGCGGAGCATCTTGCGATCCATGGGATACGACAGTTGATCGGCCACCTCGGATACGGGAAGCCACCGCATCTCGTCCACTTCGCTGTTGGAGACGAATTCACCGGCGCGGGCTTCTGCCGCCCAGTACTCGACTCGTTTCAATCGGCGGTGGCCCGGAATCGGATATGTCAACGCGCCCAGATGCCGGCCGAGGCGCCCGCGAATACCCGTCTCTTCTTCCACCTCACGCAGTGCGGCCACCACGGCGGTCTCTCCGGGGTCGAGCTTTCCCTTCGGAAATGACCAGTCCTCGTATTTGGGCCGGTGAATGAGCGCGATCTCGATCTCGTCGGGATTGCCGGGAGACTTTCGCCACAGCACTGCCCCAGCAGCGAAGATATTGGCTTTGACCGGTTTGCCGGGTGAACTGCTCACCGAGTTCCTTCCTTCTGCCGCGGACTCGCCGCGATCAGGATCCGGTGCCCATTCGTTTGCGCATCATGGCCTCCTGGTGGTCGCGAACCTCCTCGCCGCGGGCAGGCGACGGAACCCACCGGCCGTCGGACCCGAGCACCCAGCACCGCGTGACGGGATCGAGCGCGGAGTCGACGATCTCGCCTATCTGAGCAGTGAGTCGAGGATCTTTCACCTGCGCCATGACCTCGACGCGTCGGTCGAGGTTGCGGTGCATCATGTCTGCGCTGCCGATCCAGTATTCGTCGGCGCCGCGGAAATGGAACACCCGGGAATGCTCGAGGAATCGTCCGAGAATCGACCGGACGTGGATGTTCTCACTCAGGCCGGGAACTCCGGGTTTGAGGGCGCAGATGCCACGCACGACGATTTCGACGGGCACACCGGCCCGGGACGCGCGGTAGAGCGAGTCGATCACCTGCTCGTCGACCAAGGCGTTGGCCTTCAGCAGGATTCCGGCGTCCTCGCCCCGCAGTTTGTGCGCGATCTCACCGTCGATCCGCTCGATGATTCCCCGGCGCACACCGTACGGCGCGACGAGCAGGTTGCGATACTGCGTCTTCCGCGAGTAGCCGGTGAGGGAATTGAACAGGTCGGTGAGGTCCGCGCCGATCTCGGGTGCGGCGGTGAGGAGGCCGATGTCTTCGTACAGGCGGGCAGTCTTCGGGTTGTAGTTGCCGGTACCGATGTGGCAGTAACGCCGGATGGTGGACCCTTCGCGACGGACCACGAGACACGTCTTGCAGTGGGTCTTGAGCCCGACGAGTCCGTACACCACGTGCACACCCGCGTGTTCGAGTTTGCGGGCCCACTTGATGTTCGCCTGCTCGTCGAATCGCGCTTTGATCTCGACCAGTGCCACAACCTGTTTGCCCTCCTCGGCGGCGGTGATCAATGCATCGACGATGGGGGAGTCGCCCGAAGTGCGGTAGAGCGTCTGCTTGATCGCCAGAACCTGGGGGTCG
This genomic interval carries:
- a CDS encoding NUDIX hydrolase, with product MSSSPGKPVKANIFAAGAVLWRKSPGNPDEIEIALIHRPKYEDWSFPKGKLDPGETAVVAALREVEEETGIRGRLGRHLGALTYPIPGHRRLKRVEYWAAEARAGEFVSNSEVDEMRWLPVSEVADQLSYPMDRKMLRRFTAQPPDTATVLLVRHAKAGSRKRYKGDDTTRPLDTNGLHQAEALVPQLEAFGATVITSADRTRCTQTVEPLARALDTTVRLDPLLSEESYTADPVATRTRVRKIAALGGVQVICSQGGVIPDLLDWWAENDGITLPPARNRKASTWVLSLSGGKLIAADHIDSPLPPTRKD
- the leuD gene encoding 3-isopropylmalate dehydratase small subunit, with the protein product MESFSTHKGIGVPLRRSNVDTDQIIPAVYLKRVTRTGFEDGLFAAWRNDPNFVLNVAPYDKGSVLVAGPDFGTGSSREHAVWALSDFGFRVVIASRFADIFRGNAGKAGLLAAQVAQSDVELLWKLLDEQPGLELIVDLENKTVTAGTTVVPFAIDDYTRWRLIEGLDDIGLTLRQVEAISEFEKSRPSWKPATLPEPTPAD
- a CDS encoding HU family DNA-binding protein; amino-acid sequence: MNKAELIDVLTEKLGTDRRTATEAVEHVVDTIVRAVHRGDSVTITGFGVFEQRRRAARVARNPRTGETVKVKPTSVPAFRPGAQFKAVIAGGQKLPATGPAVKRGAAAPATKAAAKKAAAKKTAAKKTAAKKAAPAKTTAAKKTAAKKAPAKTTAAKKTVAKKVAPAKTAAKKTAAKKAPAKTTAAKKTVAKKVAPAKTAAKKTAAKKAPAKTTAAKKTAAKKAPAKRAK